Sequence from the Thermococcus sp. CX2 genome:
CATCGGTCTGTTCGCCTTCCCGGCTGGTAGGTACCAGGGTCTTGGTGCTGACGTTCTGACCAACCTCAACCTCTACAAGAGTGCCAGCTCCTACAACGAGCTGACCTTCAACACCTACCACGACCCGGACAAGGATGCTCCGATCGTCACCGTTGGTGACCAGGTTTACTTCAACCCGTTCGCCATCAGGGAAGTTAGGTTCGCCATGAACTGGCTCATCAACAGGGACTACATCGTCCAGAACATCTACCAGGGTAGTGGAGCCGCAATGCTTGGCTGTATCAGGCCGAGCCACCCGGCCAACAAGTACTTCGTGCCCGTTTACGAGGCCCTTGGAATGAGCACCAGCGGCAACGAGGACTTTGCCCTCAAGATAATAAACGACGCTCTGAACGAGGCCGCCCAGCAGGTTGCCCAGTACGGCCACACCCTTGAGAAGGGTGGCGACGGTAAGTGGTACTTCGACGGTCAGCCGGTTACCATCAAGTTCATCATCCGTATCGAGGACGAGAGGAAGGAGATTGGTCTCTACGTTGCCGACCTCCTCGAGAAGAAGGTCGGATTTACCGTTGACAGGCTCCTCTGGGACAGGCAGAAGGCCGGTCAGGTCGTCTTCGCCAAGCCGCCGAGCAACTACGAGTGGAACATCTACACTGGCGGTTGGGGTGCCGGTGGACTTCCGAGCGTCTGGATTGATGACTACACTGCTTGGTTCTACGCTGCCTGGTACGGATACGTCCCAGGTGCAGTTGAGCCGAAGCACGAGAACACTGTGACCGTTGAAGAGGCCCTCAAGTACATCGGCAACGGTGACGCCAACGCTGGCCTCCAGAAGCTTGGTACCGAGTACTACAAGACCGCTGACAGCCTTGGTCCAATGCTCCAGTGGACTGAGGAGGAGCTCACCTACCTGCTGACCTACTTCACCACTGCAGGTGCTGAAGGCACTCCGCACATCAACGCTGACCTCATCCCCGAGGAGCCGATTAAGATAACCACTGCTGGCCAGTACTGGGACCTCCAGAAGATAAGCATGCTCATAGGTGTCATGGAGAGCGAGAGGGTCTTCCTCATTGAGGCCTGGGAGTTCTACCCGGCCAACAAGCAGAGGGTCACCAAGATCAACGCCGAGGCCAGCACTGGTATAAGCAGCCGCTGGAGCGTTATGAGTGCCGAGACCCCAGACAAGCACCTCAAGATTGCCCAGTTCGCTTCAACCGGTGCCATGTTCATGAGCGCCTTCAACCCGATTGGAGGTCTCAATGACGTTTACTCCACCAGGGTCTGGAACCTCATCAGGGACTACGGTGGAGCCAACAACTTCGACGGTATCTTCACTCCGTACAGGTGTACCTGGACCCTTGAGAGGGGAGACTTCAAGGTTCCAGACGATGCAGTCATTTACAACCAGACCCAGGGATGGATTGCCGCTCACGCCGGCGAGGACGCCCACGTTAAGGTTACCGTCAAGTGTGACATCGGCACCTGGCACAACGGCGTGAAGGGCAGTGTTGACGACATCAAGTACTATGTGGCCTTCCTCTACACCTGGGCTTACAAAGACGGTGCCGACGACCCGTACTACGACGAGGGCCTTGGTGGAACTGCCGGTGCTCTCGGCAACATCCTCGGCTGGCAGTGGACTGACGATGGCTACGTCGTCTACGGTACCT
This genomic interval carries:
- a CDS encoding ABC transporter substrate-binding protein: MKKALGLFVMGLMLFSLFFVNPVSAVDYTPKDIPLNSDEAKARFTADLQWYLQYGHFVISNGPYILAMYSPENLYLKLEKYTGDRNIFTNDPNLLKDGYADVIEYQGVQNPENVILQIAKGEYDIGLFAFPAGRYQGLGADVLTNLNLYKSASSYNELTFNTYHDPDKDAPIVTVGDQVYFNPFAIREVRFAMNWLINRDYIVQNIYQGSGAAMLGCIRPSHPANKYFVPVYEALGMSTSGNEDFALKIINDALNEAAQQVAQYGHTLEKGGDGKWYFDGQPVTIKFIIRIEDERKEIGLYVADLLEKKVGFTVDRLLWDRQKAGQVVFAKPPSNYEWNIYTGGWGAGGLPSVWIDDYTAWFYAAWYGYVPGAVEPKHENTVTVEEALKYIGNGDANAGLQKLGTEYYKTADSLGPMLQWTEEELTYLLTYFTTAGAEGTPHINADLIPEEPIKITTAGQYWDLQKISMLIGVMESERVFLIEAWEFYPANKQRVTKINAEASTGISSRWSVMSAETPDKHLKIAQFASTGAMFMSAFNPIGGLNDVYSTRVWNLIRDYGGANNFDGIFTPYRCTWTLERGDFKVPDDAVIYNQTQGWIAAHAGEDAHVKVTVKCDIGTWHNGVKGSVDDIKYYVAFLYTWAYKDGADDPYYDEGLGGTAGALGNILGWQWTDDGYVVYGTYEHPLADDMTAGFYVFYPQMPWELYWAMGELVAKSKEYGIDKTYSFSSGAEGVLWLDLLTKDHVDDLAIVIQKMSGISLEDITKTTTT